From Psychrobium sp. MM17-31, the proteins below share one genomic window:
- a CDS encoding glutathione S-transferase N-terminal domain-containing protein: MTYTLYHMGHCPYCKKVIKQIKQQQLSVNYKDLDIHQKLRNELKNGGGKIQVPCLLIEKKGQSAQWMYESQDIIDYLQQL, from the coding sequence ATGACATATACGCTTTATCACATGGGACACTGCCCCTACTGCAAGAAAGTTATCAAGCAAATAAAACAGCAACAATTATCCGTCAATTACAAAGATTTGGATATTCATCAAAAACTGCGCAACGAGCTAAAAAACGGGGGAGGTAAAATTCAAGTGCCTTGCTTGTTGATTGAAAAGAAAGGCCAAAGCGCACAGTGGATGTACGAATCACAAGATATTATTGATTATTTACAGCAGCTGTAA
- a CDS encoding bifunctional 4-hydroxy-2-oxoglutarate aldolase/2-dehydro-3-deoxy-phosphogluconate aldolase, with the protein MSSNQWTLQPSELFSAGPVVPVIVITEIEQALPLAKALLDGGINVMEVTLRTEHGLEAIRQIAAEFPESLIGAGTVINTQQLADVAAAGGKFAISPGATDALLSAGQQGNMAFIPGVVSPSELMNAKDHGYDHFKFFPAEANGGVKALKALGAPFQGIKICPTGGISLTNAPDYLALDIVDCIGGSWIVPVDLVEAGEWDKITQLCKEAVAALS; encoded by the coding sequence ATGAGCAGTAATCAATGGACACTTCAGCCAAGTGAACTTTTTAGTGCGGGTCCAGTGGTTCCTGTTATTGTTATCACTGAGATTGAGCAGGCTTTACCACTCGCCAAAGCATTATTAGACGGCGGTATTAATGTGATGGAAGTTACTTTGCGTACCGAACATGGATTGGAAGCAATTAGACAAATCGCTGCCGAGTTCCCTGAATCACTCATTGGCGCTGGTACTGTAATAAACACACAGCAGCTGGCTGACGTTGCTGCGGCTGGCGGTAAATTTGCCATTAGCCCAGGTGCAACCGACGCATTACTTTCGGCAGGACAGCAAGGCAATATGGCATTTATTCCAGGCGTAGTGAGTCCGTCAGAACTAATGAATGCAAAAGATCATGGTTATGATCATTTTAAATTTTTCCCAGCTGAAGCTAACGGTGGTGTGAAAGCGCTAAAAGCTTTAGGCGCACCTTTCCAAGGTATTAAAATCTGCCCGACCGGTGGAATTTCACTAACTAATGCTCCGGACTATTTGGCGTTAGATATTGTTGATTGTATTGGCGGTAGTTGGATAGTACCGGTCGATCTGGTTGAAGCAGGTGAGTGGGATAAAATTACCCAGTTATGTAAAGAAGCTGTCGCAGCCTTATCATAA
- the glk gene encoding glucokinase codes for MVNLIADVGGTNIRLAAIDNGEITQLECFKCAEFDSLESVVAHYVEKNSLTVNDACFGIAGPVVGEVLTMTNLGWSFSKQSVKKALGFNQVHFINDYTAIAMSLASLNEQQLTTIHKGDYQETAPRIVCGPGTGLGVAQLINVNGYYHCVSGEGGHADFAPTNPRQLKLLENLMAKFEHVSIERLLSGQGIVNIYQSLAFIDGIDAQAFDASQISQAYIKKSDLLCVETMEIFCDVLAQYLGNMVLTSGAFGGVYIAGGIMPRIIDVLDKKAFVNAFSCKGRFSDYALKAPIHLITEPQPGLIGAQVYLTQQQGNL; via the coding sequence ATGGTGAATTTAATTGCCGATGTTGGCGGAACTAATATTCGTTTGGCCGCCATAGATAATGGCGAAATCACTCAGTTAGAGTGTTTTAAATGTGCTGAGTTTGACTCTCTTGAATCAGTAGTTGCGCATTACGTAGAAAAAAATAGCTTAACAGTCAACGATGCTTGTTTTGGCATCGCTGGCCCAGTCGTTGGTGAAGTTCTTACTATGACTAATCTTGGTTGGTCATTTTCAAAACAGTCTGTGAAAAAGGCGCTTGGCTTTAATCAGGTTCACTTCATTAATGATTACACCGCCATTGCGATGTCGCTTGCCTCATTAAACGAGCAGCAGTTGACGACGATTCACAAAGGCGATTATCAAGAAACTGCACCGCGTATTGTTTGTGGTCCGGGCACGGGCTTAGGTGTCGCGCAACTGATAAACGTTAATGGTTATTACCACTGCGTTAGTGGCGAAGGTGGTCATGCTGATTTTGCGCCGACTAATCCTCGCCAGCTTAAATTGCTTGAAAATTTAATGGCGAAGTTTGAACACGTGTCTATTGAGCGACTGTTGTCAGGTCAAGGTATCGTCAATATTTACCAGTCATTAGCCTTTATCGATGGCATTGATGCGCAAGCATTTGATGCCAGCCAAATTAGCCAAGCCTATATCAAAAAGAGTGATCTATTGTGCGTAGAAACCATGGAAATCTTCTGTGATGTGCTTGCGCAGTATCTCGGAAATATGGTGCTAACTAGTGGCGCTTTCGGCGGCGTTTACATTGCTGGTGGCATTATGCCTCGCATCATCGATGTACTTGATAAAAAAGCTTTTGTTAACGCATTTAGCTGCAAAGGACGCTTTAGCGATTACGCGCTAAAGGCGCCAATTCATCTAATTACTGAGCCACAACCAGGCCTTATTGGCGCACAGGTTTATCTCACTCAACAACAAGGAAATTTATAA
- the edd gene encoding phosphogluconate dehydratase, which yields MNPIISRVTQRVIERSRETRQAYLAKIGAARSEGPMRGALSCGNLAHGVAACGKEVKDDLKSLTKANIGIVSSYNDMLSAHQPYETYPRQLKEAIAREGSVAQFVSGVPAMCDGVTQGQPGMELSLLSRDVIAMTTAVGLSHNMFDGALMLGICDKIVPGLLLGSLSFGHLPTVFVPAGPMPSGIPNKQKAAVRQAYAKGEADESELLDAEMASYHSPGTCTFYGTANSNQLVIEMMGLQLPGSSFVAPNSKLRHALTDFAGKQVSRITDQGGSYLPIGEIVDEKSMINGIVGLLATGGSTNLTMHLVAVARAAGIIIDWSDMAELSTAVPLLTRIYPNGQADVNHFQQAGGMAILTRELLRGGYLHNDVKTIVGEGLERYTLMPTLVDGELDWVDAPEKSGDETVLTSIDKPFQTNGGLQLMAGNLGRGVIKTSSLNPEQMVVEAPAVIFESQHDLDKAFKAGELNKDCVVVVRFQGPRAIGMPELHKLTPPLSVLQGQGYKVALVTDGRMSGASGNVPAAIHLTPEAIDGSLLAKVIEGDLIRLDANSGELTLLVSEEELAKRENAEPKLAESRIGMGREMFGAMRSQLSGAEQGACCLFAEG from the coding sequence ATGAATCCGATTATTTCACGTGTTACCCAGCGCGTTATCGAGCGAAGTCGCGAGACGCGTCAGGCATATTTAGCCAAAATTGGTGCAGCGCGTAGTGAAGGTCCAATGCGCGGCGCACTGTCTTGTGGCAACCTAGCCCATGGCGTAGCAGCTTGTGGTAAAGAAGTTAAAGACGATTTGAAATCTTTAACTAAGGCGAATATTGGTATTGTTTCATCATACAACGATATGTTGTCGGCGCATCAGCCTTATGAAACCTATCCGCGTCAGCTTAAAGAGGCTATCGCACGTGAAGGCTCTGTTGCTCAGTTTGTTTCTGGTGTGCCTGCAATGTGTGACGGTGTGACCCAAGGTCAACCGGGCATGGAGTTGAGCCTACTTAGTCGTGATGTAATTGCGATGACAACTGCAGTTGGTTTATCTCACAACATGTTTGATGGCGCATTAATGCTGGGTATCTGTGACAAAATCGTACCTGGATTATTACTGGGTTCGTTAAGCTTTGGTCACTTGCCAACAGTATTTGTACCAGCAGGTCCTATGCCGTCTGGTATCCCGAACAAACAAAAGGCAGCGGTGCGTCAGGCTTATGCCAAAGGCGAAGCGGACGAGTCTGAATTACTCGATGCTGAAATGGCGTCATATCATTCGCCTGGTACTTGTACTTTCTATGGCACCGCAAACTCGAATCAATTAGTCATTGAAATGATGGGTTTACAATTACCAGGTTCATCGTTTGTTGCACCAAACAGCAAGTTGCGTCATGCGTTGACAGACTTTGCTGGCAAACAAGTAAGCCGTATTACCGACCAAGGTGGTTCATATCTGCCGATTGGCGAAATCGTCGATGAGAAATCGATGATCAACGGCATTGTTGGCTTGTTAGCGACAGGTGGCTCTACTAACTTAACCATGCACCTTGTGGCTGTTGCACGTGCCGCGGGCATTATTATCGATTGGTCTGATATGGCTGAGCTATCAACAGCAGTGCCATTGCTCACGCGTATTTATCCAAACGGTCAGGCGGACGTAAATCACTTCCAGCAAGCTGGTGGTATGGCTATTTTAACCCGTGAATTACTACGCGGTGGCTACCTGCACAATGACGTTAAAACTATCGTTGGTGAAGGCCTAGAGCGTTACACCCTAATGCCTACTCTGGTTGATGGTGAACTCGATTGGGTTGACGCGCCTGAGAAAAGTGGCGACGAAACGGTATTAACCAGTATCGATAAGCCATTCCAAACTAACGGTGGTTTGCAGTTAATGGCGGGTAACTTAGGCCGTGGTGTGATTAAGACATCATCGCTAAATCCTGAGCAGATGGTTGTTGAAGCGCCTGCGGTAATTTTCGAATCGCAACACGATTTAGATAAAGCCTTTAAAGCGGGTGAGCTAAATAAAGACTGTGTGGTTGTAGTTCGTTTCCAAGGTCCGCGTGCTATCGGCATGCCGGAATTACACAAATTAACGCCGCCATTATCAGTACTCCAAGGTCAAGGTTATAAGGTTGCGTTAGTGACTGATGGTCGTATGTCTGGTGCATCGGGTAACGTACCTGCTGCTATTCATCTTACTCCAGAAGCTATCGATGGCTCTTTATTGGCTAAAGTTATCGAAGGTGACTTAATTCGCCTTGACGCCAATAGTGGTGAATTAACGCTGTTAGTGAGCGAAGAGGAGCTGGCTAAACGCGAAAACGCCGAGCCGAAGTTGGCTGAAAGCCGCATTGGTATGGGACGTGAAATGTTTGGCGCAATGCGTAGTCAATTATCAGGTGCCGAGCAAGGTGCTTGTTGTTTATTTGCCGAAGGATAA
- the pgl gene encoding 6-phosphogluconolactonase, with translation MQLTEFNNSAEITEFLAGDIAAKLSAAIESKGQASFFVSGGRSPIALFEQLSQTELAWDKVTISLVDDRWVDSKHESSNELLVNTHLLNGFAAKANFIGLVGNEESAFDGVDSAVAKIRDINEIDVLILGMGEDGHTASIFPCSEQVDAAIAKDNNGRLIATQPTTAPFERISLTLNEILKAKQVYLPLSGVNKVTVFEQAKQLDDVKKMPIAAVIKQHENLAVLISQ, from the coding sequence ATGCAACTTACAGAATTTAACAATAGCGCTGAAATTACGGAATTTTTAGCAGGTGATATCGCTGCTAAATTGAGTGCAGCTATTGAATCAAAAGGGCAAGCAAGCTTTTTCGTTTCAGGTGGTCGTTCGCCAATCGCGTTATTTGAGCAACTTAGCCAAACAGAATTGGCGTGGGATAAGGTGACCATTAGCCTAGTTGACGATCGCTGGGTTGATAGCAAGCACGAAAGCAGCAACGAGTTATTAGTTAACACTCACCTTCTAAATGGCTTTGCGGCTAAAGCGAACTTTATTGGTTTAGTTGGCAATGAAGAAAGTGCTTTCGATGGCGTCGATAGCGCCGTTGCTAAAATCCGAGATATTAATGAAATCGATGTGCTGATTTTAGGCATGGGTGAAGATGGTCACACAGCGTCTATTTTCCCATGTAGTGAGCAGGTAGATGCAGCAATAGCGAAAGATAATAACGGACGCCTCATTGCAACACAGCCGACAACGGCACCATTTGAGCGCATTAGCCTCACGTTAAATGAAATTTTAAAAGCTAAGCAGGTGTATTTACCACTTAGCGGTGTAAACAAAGTAACGGTATTTGAGCAAGCTAAGCAACTTGACGATGTAAAGAAAATGCCAATTGCAGCGGTAATAAAACAACACGAAAATTTAGCTGTATTAATTAGCCAGTAA
- the zwf gene encoding glucose-6-phosphate dehydrogenase has product MSKDNTLHPSDIVLFGCQGDLTRRKLLPSLYQLEKADLLAAGSRIIGVARNEFDQAEYLENVKACLREFISEPLDEAVVERFISKVSYLQLDLLDAGSYQSLAALVAGTDNALINYFAVPASIYGNICEGLSQAGLNHDNSRVVLEKPIGHDLLSSNEVNDLVAQYFKESQTYRIDHYLGKETVLNLLDLRFANSLFSSKWDNSNIDHVQITVAEEVGIEGRWGYFDQAGQMRDMLQNHLIQILTLVAMDPPLSLDADDIRDEKVKVLKALKSINVDNVFDNTVRGQYAKGFLQGKAVPGYLEEEGANTQSSTESFVAIKAEIDNWRWAGVPFYLRTGKRMASKVSEIVVYFKNPAHNLFSEHYKDLPPNKLTIRLQPSEGVEIQMLNKVPGLTQSQRLQTTKLDLSFSQAFEGQRIADAYERLLLEVVQGNQALFVRRDEVEASWKWCDGILSAWKSTGQPLTTYPAGSSGPVASIGLIARDGRAWDE; this is encoded by the coding sequence ATGAGTAAAGATAATACCCTTCACCCTTCTGACATCGTGTTATTCGGCTGTCAGGGGGATTTAACGAGACGCAAACTTCTTCCATCGCTCTATCAATTAGAAAAAGCTGATTTACTAGCTGCCGGTAGCCGCATTATCGGTGTTGCGCGTAATGAATTTGACCAAGCCGAATATTTAGAGAATGTAAAAGCTTGTCTTAGAGAATTTATTAGTGAACCTCTTGATGAAGCTGTTGTTGAGCGCTTTATTAGCAAAGTGAGTTATCTGCAATTAGATTTGTTAGACGCTGGCAGCTATCAATCATTAGCGGCGCTGGTTGCCGGTACCGATAATGCGTTAATCAATTACTTCGCTGTGCCTGCTTCTATTTACGGCAACATCTGTGAAGGTCTATCGCAAGCGGGTTTAAATCATGACAACTCTCGCGTTGTACTCGAAAAACCCATTGGTCATGATTTACTATCTTCAAATGAAGTAAACGATTTAGTAGCTCAGTATTTTAAAGAATCACAAACCTACCGCATCGACCATTACTTGGGTAAAGAAACTGTTCTAAATCTTTTGGATTTACGTTTTGCTAACTCGCTGTTTTCGTCGAAGTGGGATAATAGCAATATCGATCACGTGCAAATTACCGTTGCTGAAGAGGTAGGTATCGAAGGCCGCTGGGGTTACTTCGACCAAGCTGGTCAAATGCGCGATATGTTACAAAATCACTTGATTCAAATCTTAACCTTGGTGGCTATGGATCCTCCACTTAGTCTTGATGCCGATGATATTCGCGATGAAAAAGTAAAAGTATTAAAAGCACTTAAAAGCATTAATGTTGACAATGTTTTTGATAACACTGTCCGTGGCCAATACGCCAAAGGGTTCCTTCAAGGCAAAGCTGTACCAGGTTATTTAGAGGAAGAAGGTGCTAACACTCAAAGTAGCACTGAATCTTTTGTCGCTATTAAAGCGGAAATCGATAACTGGCGTTGGGCTGGCGTACCTTTCTACTTAAGAACGGGTAAGCGTATGGCATCTAAGGTTTCTGAGATCGTGGTTTACTTTAAAAATCCAGCTCATAACCTGTTTAGTGAGCATTACAAAGATTTACCGCCAAACAAACTGACCATCCGCCTGCAACCATCAGAAGGTGTTGAAATTCAGATGCTTAATAAGGTACCTGGATTGACTCAATCACAGCGTCTGCAAACAACTAAACTCGATTTAAGTTTCTCACAAGCCTTTGAAGGCCAACGTATTGCTGATGCTTACGAGCGTTTACTGTTAGAAGTAGTGCAAGGTAATCAAGCACTATTCGTACGCCGCGATGAAGTTGAAGCCTCGTGGAAGTGGTGTGATGGCATTTTATCGGCGTGGAAATCAACAGGTCAGCCACTTACCACCTATCCAGCAGGTAGCTCAGGCCCAGTAGCTTCAATCGGTTTAATTGCACGCGATGGCCGTGCGTGGGATGAATAA
- a CDS encoding MGMT family protein encodes MNKSYRKILSVVSLIPPSYVASYGQVADLAGLPRGARMVSKALKANRDNSVPWHRVVNSQGKISIPVGEPSHRLQLSLLREEGVELKGSKVNLAKHQWQPSLDTLLFELSF; translated from the coding sequence ATGAACAAATCATATCGAAAAATATTGTCTGTGGTGTCATTAATTCCACCGTCTTACGTCGCGAGCTATGGCCAAGTAGCCGATTTAGCAGGGCTTCCAAGGGGAGCTCGCATGGTTAGTAAAGCGCTTAAAGCGAATAGAGATAACAGTGTTCCTTGGCATAGAGTAGTTAATAGTCAAGGCAAGATTTCTATTCCAGTAGGTGAACCTAGCCATCGACTGCAACTGAGTTTGTTGCGGGAAGAAGGTGTTGAGTTAAAGGGCAGTAAAGTCAATTTAGCGAAACATCAATGGCAACCGAGTTTAGATACTCTGTTGTTTGAACTAAGTTTTTAA
- the gap gene encoding type I glyceraldehyde-3-phosphate dehydrogenase, translating into MTIKVAINGYGRIGRNILRALYEEKKDSPVKIVAINDLGDGASSAHLTQYDSVHGRFNCDVSYNDGVMTVNNDDIKMFSERDPGQLPWNELDIDIVFECTGIFTSKEAVQPHLAAGAKKVIISAPAKNVDATVVHGVNHHELTSDMTVISNASCTTNCLAPFAKVLNDAIGIESGLMTTIHAYTNDQVLSDVAHSDLRRARAAAMSMIPTNTGAAAAVGLVVPELKGKFDGMAVRVPTSNVSLVDLSFIAQRDTSVEEINELVAKAAQSEMLKGVLDVNELPLVSIDFNHNSHSSIFDATQTRVAGRLVKVMSWYDNEWGFSNRMLDNAVALHNAPAVNTAEVA; encoded by the coding sequence ATGACAATTAAAGTTGCTATTAACGGTTATGGTCGTATTGGTCGCAATATCTTGCGTGCTTTATACGAAGAGAAAAAAGACTCACCAGTAAAAATCGTTGCCATCAACGATTTAGGTGATGGCGCGTCAAGCGCTCACTTAACGCAATACGACTCGGTGCACGGCCGCTTTAATTGTGATGTGAGCTACAACGATGGTGTGATGACGGTAAATAACGATGATATTAAGATGTTTAGCGAGCGCGATCCGGGTCAGCTTCCATGGAATGAACTAGATATCGATATCGTGTTTGAATGTACTGGTATTTTTACGTCTAAAGAAGCTGTGCAACCGCATCTAGCAGCTGGCGCGAAGAAAGTAATTATCTCAGCGCCAGCTAAGAATGTTGATGCGACAGTGGTTCACGGTGTAAATCATCACGAATTAACCAGCGATATGACGGTAATTTCTAACGCATCTTGTACAACTAACTGTTTAGCGCCGTTCGCTAAAGTTTTAAATGATGCTATCGGTATCGAATCTGGCTTAATGACGACGATTCACGCTTACACTAATGATCAGGTGTTATCAGATGTAGCACACAGCGATTTACGTCGTGCTCGTGCAGCAGCAATGTCAATGATCCCAACAAACACTGGTGCTGCTGCGGCAGTAGGTTTAGTAGTTCCTGAGCTAAAAGGTAAATTCGACGGCATGGCTGTTCGCGTTCCTACCTCAAATGTTTCATTAGTAGATTTATCATTTATCGCTCAACGTGATACTAGCGTTGAAGAAATCAATGAATTGGTAGCAAAAGCAGCGCAAAGCGAAATGCTAAAAGGCGTGCTTGATGTTAACGAGTTACCACTAGTGTCTATCGACTTTAATCACAACTCACACAGCTCGATTTTCGATGCAACGCAAACTCGTGTTGCTGGCCGCTTAGTAAAAGTGATGTCTTGGTATGACAACGAGTGGGGCTTTAGTAATCGTATGTTGGATAACGCTGTTGCACTGCATAATGCACCAGCTGTTAATACAGCTGAGGTTGCATAA
- a CDS encoding DUF692 domain-containing protein encodes MINNHFLGFGLGLRIPHFEDVLNGNHNIDWFEILSENYMVDGGKPRYYLEQVAERYPVVMHGVSMSIGSTTPLDTTYLKQLKQLMNDVKPRWISDHLCFTQANGVNSHDLLPLPYTEEAINHVANRIMQAQDYIGEQMLIENVSSYLTYKESGMTEWEFYNEVCQRADCLMLLDINNIYVSARNHQFDAMDYVNAIDGKRVRQIHLAGHTDYGDYVIDTHDHDVCDPVWDLYRAAVKKFGAVSTMIERDDNIPPFADLVAELDIAKKIAHQELPDLSSWNKETANV; translated from the coding sequence ATGATTAACAATCACTTTTTAGGTTTTGGCCTCGGCCTGCGTATTCCGCATTTCGAAGATGTTCTAAACGGTAATCACAATATCGATTGGTTTGAAATTCTGTCAGAAAATTACATGGTAGACGGTGGCAAGCCTCGTTATTACCTAGAACAAGTAGCCGAGCGCTACCCAGTAGTGATGCACGGTGTTTCCATGTCGATTGGCAGTACCACGCCTTTGGACACCACTTATTTAAAACAACTTAAACAATTAATGAATGATGTGAAACCACGCTGGATTTCAGATCATTTGTGCTTTACCCAAGCTAACGGGGTAAATAGTCACGATCTTCTGCCGCTACCTTACACCGAAGAAGCAATAAATCACGTTGCTAACCGCATCATGCAGGCACAAGATTATATTGGCGAACAAATGCTAATAGAAAATGTCTCTAGCTATCTCACTTACAAAGAATCTGGCATGACCGAATGGGAGTTCTACAACGAAGTCTGTCAACGCGCCGACTGTTTAATGCTATTAGACATCAACAATATCTACGTTAGCGCTCGCAATCATCAATTTGATGCGATGGATTACGTCAACGCCATCGACGGCAAGCGCGTACGCCAAATTCACTTAGCAGGTCATACTGACTATGGCGATTACGTCATCGATACTCATGATCACGACGTATGCGATCCTGTGTGGGATTTGTATCGCGCTGCGGTGAAAAAATTTGGCGCGGTAAGTACCATGATCGAGCGTGACGATAACATTCCACCATTTGCAGATTTAGTGGCAGAACTAGACATTGCCAAAAAAATTGCTCATCAAGAATTGCCGGATTTAAGCAGTTGGAACAAGGAAACAGCCAATGTCTGA
- a CDS encoding DNA-binding domain-containing protein gives MSDLARLQQQFVAFLQGQESAFPELIGDQPPVPTDVRLNIYHNAYRMRLRETIDNDHPILGTYLGDELYDLMVANYIDSYPSKVKSLRYFCDAIPQLLAEQAPFNQHPILSPLAAFERILLSGFDAKDAAVIGINELATLPAEQWPELTIAFHPSVRIFEESINAVETWQALKSEVHPPQPTPHPLPIYWLVWRNQERLTEFRHLPPAEMVLLKHFIEGGNFADGCELLTEYFPVDEVPAHAVQMLQNWLNSELITSF, from the coding sequence ATGTCTGATCTCGCGCGTCTACAACAACAATTCGTCGCCTTTTTACAAGGACAAGAATCAGCGTTTCCTGAACTTATTGGCGATCAACCACCGGTACCTACCGATGTTAGGCTTAATATTTATCACAATGCCTATCGCATGCGACTGCGAGAAACCATCGATAATGACCATCCTATTCTAGGCACGTATCTTGGTGATGAACTCTATGACTTGATGGTGGCTAACTATATCGACAGCTATCCATCAAAAGTAAAATCACTGCGCTATTTTTGCGACGCTATTCCGCAGCTGTTAGCTGAGCAAGCGCCTTTTAATCAGCATCCTATTTTATCGCCACTAGCAGCATTCGAACGTATCTTGCTTAGCGGTTTCGACGCTAAAGATGCCGCTGTTATTGGTATTAACGAATTAGCGACTCTGCCAGCAGAGCAATGGCCGGAGCTAACCATTGCCTTTCATCCAAGCGTACGCATTTTTGAAGAATCAATAAATGCCGTTGAAACCTGGCAAGCACTAAAATCAGAAGTTCATCCGCCGCAGCCAACTCCGCACCCGCTGCCTATCTACTGGTTAGTGTGGCGCAACCAAGAGCGATTAACCGAGTTTAGACATCTGCCACCAGCCGAAATGGTGCTCTTAAAACACTTTATCGAGGGTGGTAACTTCGCCGATGGTTGTGAACTACTCACTGAATACTTCCCTGTTGATGAAGTCCCTGCCCACGCAGTACAAATGCTGCAAAACTGGCTCAATAGCGAATTAATCACCAGTTTCTAA
- a CDS encoding ion transporter: protein MYESLKFNLNRLKNNKIFELSVVTVIIISALEIGAKTFELPDSAISITDILDIFITVFFLFELTIRFIADEDKKNFFKKGWNVFDTLVVVISLIPINDSEMALLARLVRVFRVLRMVSVVPELRVLINSLIKALPQLGYVILLMFIIFYIYAAIGSFVFAQINPKLWGDIAISMLTLFRIMTFEDWTDIQYETMEVYPMSWVFYLSFIFFTAFAFLNMVIGIVVNVMEEEHALARSAKEPSMTELQDEIRELKAMIGELKK from the coding sequence ATGTATGAATCGTTAAAATTCAATTTAAATCGACTGAAAAACAACAAAATTTTTGAATTATCTGTTGTTACCGTCATCATTATTTCCGCGCTTGAAATCGGCGCCAAAACCTTCGAGTTACCAGACAGTGCCATCTCTATCACCGATATTCTCGATATTTTTATTACCGTTTTCTTCCTGTTTGAACTCACTATTCGTTTTATCGCAGATGAAGATAAAAAGAACTTCTTTAAAAAAGGTTGGAATGTCTTCGATACCCTAGTTGTGGTGATCAGCCTGATTCCAATTAACGATTCCGAAATGGCCCTCCTCGCCCGTCTAGTGCGCGTATTCAGGGTGCTGCGAATGGTGTCGGTTGTGCCTGAATTACGTGTTCTAATCAACTCGCTAATCAAAGCACTTCCACAACTAGGTTATGTTATCTTATTGATGTTTATCATCTTCTACATCTATGCTGCTATCGGTAGTTTCGTATTTGCGCAAATTAATCCAAAGCTGTGGGGCGACATCGCGATCTCGATGCTAACCCTGTTTAGAATCATGACCTTTGAAGATTGGACAGATATCCAATACGAAACCATGGAAGTTTATCCAATGTCTTGGGTGTTCTATCTATCGTTTATCTTCTTTACCGCTTTTGCTTTCCTCAACATGGTAATAGGTATCGTGGTTAATGTGATGGAAGAAGAACACGCGCTTGCCCGCAGTGCCAAAGAGCCATCGATGACCGAGTTACAAGACGAAATTCGCGAACTCAAAGCCATGATTGGCGAGCTTAAAAAATAG
- a CDS encoding BlaI/MecI/CopY family transcriptional regulator: MKLGELEKLVLHYLWNHDSRDVKQVFTHFERIRGGSLNTYQSTLDRLYKKDLLAREKVGHAFQYRAKVERHELIGQLIKSVTSDFMAEDDSSLVAAFSSLSKDFNVEQLDKLEQLIDAQRQKLKQEG; the protein is encoded by the coding sequence ATGAAACTCGGTGAATTAGAAAAACTCGTACTTCACTATTTATGGAACCATGATTCACGGGATGTGAAACAAGTTTTTACCCACTTCGAACGCATTCGCGGTGGTAGTCTTAATACCTATCAAAGCACCTTAGATCGTCTGTATAAGAAAGATTTACTGGCGCGCGAGAAGGTCGGGCATGCATTTCAGTACCGTGCTAAAGTCGAACGTCATGAGCTAATTGGTCAGCTAATTAAATCGGTGACGAGTGACTTTATGGCGGAAGATGATTCGAGTCTAGTCGCGGCATTCTCATCACTTTCCAAAGACTTTAACGTCGAGCAATTAGATAAGCTAGAACAGCTTATTGACGCCCAACGTCAGAAGCTCAAGCAGGAAGGCTAA